A single region of the Maniola jurtina chromosome 6, ilManJurt1.1, whole genome shotgun sequence genome encodes:
- the LOC123866079 gene encoding vascular endothelial growth factor receptor 1 isoform X7 codes for MIRSKFMYKNSNNKTTEYVEYSSKIGFLVTLRKLRSYICHGHRGHIHNNSTKEISILLAETPRPNIVSQSKYFLEGESFWLNCTVDYELNNPVLLDWIKPREFTKSKVVIETNEETLKTAGTLYKTLTIIDANAENDGDYTCTSSGAGPEQSTITKVYKGKTGFINITMGNLKNPIETKQSKATLVTIVNDAYPPANYTFYKNDKEILVKLPKYEIKEGGGKVNLVIYKLNINDTANYTVVAANKDVSKKLTFDVRKIAYPVINFGSGDKRFLLNTVATLQCEAVGYPLPNIRWYFTTETGEQQEISSMAENKVESLTKVTSYLTIPVHASGNITCSPGKQSDVASVTRRFLVYEVPNGFGVVNSHKTWYSEGQEAIIECYASRYDFHNVTWIRNNKTLSDFVTILDTALSFIARLKISSVSINDAGAYTCHGHRKDDSEESQTVSVTVAERRPPNITIPASESNEEVNPYQPVRLTCQANAVPPPVINWYKDGERLENNTFVDIFTDYLDHMTVNSTIDIKQMLEEHKGKYECIAESGDTSVSESYNLIIKEKSPYKSAIYLSIIGIVVFILVLLIVYLIWKIRKEKQFRKELAAAGLLYFKEGVTRSLNPELGIDEQAELLPYDERFEFPPEKLQLGKQLGAGAFGVVYKAEARGIINAEETTPVAVKMVKKTADNMYIKALASELKIMVHLGKHVNIVNLLGACTKNVGKRELVVIVEYCKFGNIHNYMQRHREVFIDQLTDDKEKNLGKVNRGFICNTGSTGVQSDYFGSNHSQETDHTFVNTANTNRSGRKDNANETVEFVRVSETGYVQPEWRSNYETDYVFDGRNPRPLTSRDLLAWAFQIARGMEYLASRKVLHGDLAARNVLLAEDNIVKICDFGLARSIYKNDEYRKQENSPLPVKWLAIECMTDRIFSTQSDVWSFGIVLWELFSLAKTPYPNVSPTSLVQWLSDGHRLEKPQYADDRLYDVMMRCWEQKPTARPNFSQLQEILGSFLEDNVRNHYVDLNSVFMDSNVKAEGEEDYLAMVCAPDYNNMVTPSPHQYVNDSRNFFPATPTQLLHDDEGYLQMSPANQNIFSPRTLSNKFDFDARKLNPRASELGHSQGSELTPMLSLNNLPTRSGSESDHEGNVSPYLNMCPRIDEESDEVFETKQYNFRNAHNNLNRAVTNPTYITLEVDLEKKPQNISNNYMNINVPNGLVK; via the exons ATGATACGATCGAAGTTTATGTACAAAAAT AGTAACAACAAGACAACAGAGTACGTAGAATACTCTTCAAAGATTGGATTTTTAGTGACACTGCGTAAACTACGCTCATATATTTGCCATGGACATCGAGgacatatacataataatagtaCGAAGgaaataagta TATTACTGGCCGAAACTCCGAGACCAAACATTGTAAGCCAATCGAAGTATTTTCTGGAAGGTGAATCATTTTGGCTTAACTGCACTGTTGACTATGAACTGAACAATCCGGTTCTACTAGATTGGATTAAGCCTCGGGAGTTCACAAAG AGTAAAGTTGTTATTGAAACAAATGAAGAGACGTTGAAAACTGCAGGAACTTTATACAAAACCTTAACTATAATTGATGCCAATGCTGAAAATGATGGGGATTATACATGCACATCTAGTGGTGCAGGTCCTGAACAGTCTACGATTACAAAGGTATACAAAG gcAAAACAGGATTTATAAACATAACAATGGGTAATCTTAAAAATCCAATAGAAACCAAGCAATCAAAAGCAACATTAGTTACAATTGTGAATGACGCCTATCCCCCAGCGAATTATACctt TTATAAAAATGACAAGGAGATATTAGTAAAACTAccaaaatatgaaattaaagAAGGAGGTGGAAAAGTGAATCtggttatttataaattaaacattaaCGACACAGCGAACTATACAGTTGTAGCAGCCAATAAGGACGTctcaaaaaaattaacatttgaTGTCAGAAAAATAG CTTATCCAGTCATCAACTTTGGGTCAGGTGACAAAAGATTTTTACTGAACACAGTTGCAACTTTACAATGCGAAGCTGTAGGATATCCTCTTCCAAACATTCGATGGTACTTTACGACAGAAACGGGAGAGCAACAAGAAATTAGTAGCATG GCTGAAAATAAGGTCGAATCTTTAACTAAAGTGACATCATACCTCACAATACCAGTTCACGCTTCAGGGAACATAACATGCAGTCCAGGAAAACAATCAGATGTAGCATCTGTTACGAGAAGATTTCTCGTATATGAAGTACCCAATGGTTTTGGCGTGGTAAATAGTCACAAAACGTGGTATTCTGAGGGCCAAGAAGCAATAATCGAATGTTATGCTTCCAGATACGACTTTCATAATGTGACATGGATCAGAAACAATAAAACATTGTCAGACTTTG TCACAATATTAGACACTGCACTGTCGTTTATAGCACGACTAAAGATAAGTAGTGTATCCATCAATGACGCTGGAGCTTACACATGCCACGGACATAGGAAGGATGATTCAGAAGAAAGTCAAACTGTTTCAGTCACAGTTGCAG AGAGACGACCTCCAAACATTACGATTCCGGCAAGTGAATCGAATGAGGAAGTAAACCCATATCAACCAGTACGACTTACTTGTCAAGCTAATGCTGTTCCTCCTCCTGTTATAAACTGGTACAAG GATGGTGAAAGATTAGAAAACAATACATTTGTGGACATATTCACAGATTATTTAGATCACATGACGGTAAACTCTACAATTGATATAAAACAGATGCTTGAAGAGCATAAAGGGAAATACGAATGTATCGCTGAAAGTGGTGATACCTCCGTTAGCGAGTCTTACAATCTCATAATCAAAG AAAAATCTCCCTACAAGTCGgcaatatacctaagtattatagGTATTGTTGTATTTATCCTTGTTTTATTGATTGTATATTTAATATGGAAGATTCGAAAAGAAAAACAGTTCAGGAAAGAATTGGCAGCGGCCGGACTTCTGTATTTTAAGGAGGGAGTTACGAGATCTCTTAACCCGGAGTTGGGCATTGATGAACAAGCTGAGCTTCTGCCTTACGACGAAAGATTTGAGTTTCCTCCAGAAAAACttcaactag GTAAACAGCTCGGAGCAGGTGCGTTTGGCGTGGTGTACAAAGCAGAAGCTCGTGGCATAATCAATGCTGAGGAGACCACGCCTGTGGCCGTCAAAATGGTGAAGAAGACTGCTGataatatgtacataaaagCTCTAGCATCGGAACTCAAGATAATGGTGCATCTCGGAAAACATGTTAATATCGTTAACTTGCTCGGAGCATGCACTAAAAATGTTGGCAAGC GTGAACTGGTCGTGATTGTAGAGTACTGCAAGTTTGGTAACATTCACAACTACATGCAGAGGCACCGTGAAGTCTTTATAGACCAGCTCACTGATGACAAGGAGAAGAATCTCGGCAAGGTCAATAGAGGGTTTATTTGCAACACTGGAAGCACTGG TGTGCAGTCAGACTATTTCGGATCGAACCATTCACAAGAGACAGACCACACTTTCGTCAATACTGCGAACACGAATAGATCGGGAAGGAAAG ATAATGCTAATGAGACAGTGGAGTTTGTTCGAG TTTCGGAGACAGGCTATGTCCAGCCCGAATGGCGTTCAAATTACGAAACCGACTACGTTTTTGATGGACGCAACCCGCGGCCTTTGACTTCAAGAGACCTTTTGGCGTGGGCATTCCAGATTGCGAGGGGTATGGAATACCTTGCAAGCAGAAAG GTGCTGCATGGTGATCTAGCAGCCAGGAATGTGCTGTTGGCAGAAGATAACATTGTCAAAATTTGCGATTTTGGCTTAGCACGAAGCATTTATAAAAATGACGAATATAGGAAACAGGAAAAT AGCCCCCTTCCAGTGAAATGGTTGGCCATCGAGTGCATGACCGACCGCATATTTTCAACGCAGTCTGATGTGTGGTCGTTTGGCATCGTGTTATGGGAGTTATTTTCTCTCGCCAAGACGCCCTATCCGAATGTTAGTCCTACAAGTCTTGTGCAGTGGCTTAGTGACGG cCATCGTCTTGAGAAACCGCAGTATGCTGACGATCGGCTATATGACGTGATGATGCGATGTTGGGAACAGAAACCCACGGCACGTCCGAATTTTAGTCAGCTGCAAGAGATCCTTGGCTCGTTCCTTGAGGATAATGTCCGAAAC CACTACGTTGATCTAAACTCAGTCTTTATGGATTCAAACGTGAAAGCCGAAGGGGAAGAGGACTATCTAGCCATGGTCTGCGCTCCCGACTACAACAATATGGTTACGCCCAGTCCACATCAATACGTCAACGACTCAAGAAACTTCTTCCCTGCAACACCCACGCAATTATTACACG ATGACGAAGGCTATCTACAGATGAGTCCGGCAAATCAAAACATATTCAGCCCTAGAACGCTAAGTAACAAATTCGATTTCGATGCACGAAAGTTAAACCCTAGGGCATCTGAACTAGGGCACAGTCAAGGTTCAGAGCTTACACCAATGTTAAGTTTGAATAACTTGCCAACCAGAAGCGGTTCAGAATCCGATCACGAGGGGAATGTGTCTCCATACCTTAACATGTGCCCAAGAATCGACGAAGAATCAGACGAAGTATTTGAAACAAAACAGTACAATTTCAGAAACGCACATAATAACCTGAATAGGGCAGTAACGAACCCAACTTACATAACATTGGAAGTAGACTTAGAGAAGAAGCCGCAAAACATTTCTAATAATTACATGAACATCAATGTACCAAACGGTCTAGtcaaataa